Proteins from a genomic interval of Salinarchaeum sp. Harcht-Bsk1:
- a CDS encoding NuoM family protein yields the protein MIIEALLAVALVGGFAVLLAPNRLAGKLAFGISLGPLLGSLWMFWQFDGDGNLMFDSAARSFESSLSGTTVLSMGPWDIQWLAAVDGISLPLVVLSTILTTLAIVSAWTPIDERQSQFYALVLFMEAALIGVFTQLDFFVWFVFWEGVLVPMVLLIGVWGGPRRKYAAIKFLVYTNVASAVLFVGFLGLLAGLEGSITSFALPEISQAIHADQLQSVGPFSAEELATISFFAMFAGFAVKVPIVPVHTWLPDAHVEAPTPVSVLLAGVLLKMGTYALLRFNFTMLPEVAAANAELIAVIAVISILYGAMLALAQRDLKRIVAYSSVSSMGYVILGLVAYTIYGVGGATFQMLSHGLISGLLFMTVGVIYNTTHTRMVGDMSGLADRMPIASWVFVAGAFGYMGLPLMSGFAAELFVFIGAFGAAGLDYSPVFTAAAMFGIVVVAGYLLAAMQKSLFGPFELATDYEIGRAPFHDVAPLFVLLGLIVVLGVAPDVVFNMVEDATQPIIEAANGGGA from the coding sequence GTGATTATCGAAGCGCTGCTCGCGGTCGCGCTGGTCGGCGGGTTCGCGGTCTTGCTCGCGCCGAACCGGCTCGCCGGGAAGCTGGCGTTCGGCATCAGCCTCGGCCCGCTGCTGGGCAGCCTCTGGATGTTCTGGCAGTTCGACGGCGACGGCAACCTGATGTTCGACTCGGCGGCCCGAAGCTTCGAGTCCTCGCTGTCGGGCACCACCGTCCTCTCGATGGGACCCTGGGACATCCAGTGGCTGGCCGCCGTCGACGGCATCAGCCTGCCGCTGGTCGTGCTCTCGACGATCCTCACCACGCTCGCGATCGTCTCCGCGTGGACGCCGATCGACGAGCGCCAGTCCCAGTTCTACGCGCTCGTCCTGTTCATGGAGGCGGCGTTGATCGGCGTGTTTACCCAACTGGACTTCTTCGTCTGGTTCGTCTTCTGGGAGGGCGTCCTCGTGCCGATGGTCCTGCTGATCGGCGTGTGGGGCGGCCCGCGCCGGAAGTACGCCGCGATCAAGTTCCTCGTCTACACGAACGTCGCGAGTGCCGTGCTGTTCGTGGGCTTCCTGGGCCTGCTCGCCGGGCTTGAAGGGTCGATCACCTCCTTCGCCCTGCCGGAGATCTCCCAGGCGATCCACGCAGATCAGCTCCAGAGCGTCGGACCATTCAGCGCGGAGGAACTGGCGACGATCAGCTTCTTCGCCATGTTCGCCGGTTTCGCGGTGAAGGTCCCGATCGTGCCGGTCCACACCTGGCTACCGGACGCCCACGTCGAGGCACCGACCCCGGTGTCGGTGCTGCTGGCCGGCGTCCTGCTGAAGATGGGGACGTACGCGCTGCTGCGGTTCAACTTCACGATGCTCCCGGAGGTCGCCGCGGCCAACGCCGAACTGATCGCCGTGATCGCCGTGATCTCGATCCTCTACGGCGCGATGCTCGCGCTCGCCCAGCGCGACCTCAAGCGCATCGTCGCGTACTCCTCCGTCTCCTCGATGGGGTACGTCATCCTCGGACTCGTCGCCTACACCATCTACGGGGTCGGCGGCGCGACCTTCCAGATGCTCTCCCACGGCCTCATCTCGGGCCTGCTGTTCATGACCGTCGGCGTGATCTACAACACGACGCACACGCGCATGGTCGGTGACATGTCGGGACTGGCCGATCGGATGCCGATCGCCTCCTGGGTGTTCGTCGCCGGCGCGTTCGGCTACATGGGCCTCCCGCTCATGTCCGGGTTCGCCGCGGAGCTGTTCGTGTTCATCGGCGCCTTCGGTGCCGCCGGCCTCGACTACTCGCCGGTCTTCACCGCGGCGGCGATGTTCGGTATCGTCGTCGTAGCGGGCTACCTGCTCGCCGCAATGCAGAAGTCGCTGTTCGGACCGTTCGAACTCGCGACCGACTACGAGATCGGTCGCGCGCCGTTCCACGACGTCGCGCCGCTGTTCGTGCTGCTCGGCCTGATCGTCGTGCTCGGCGTCGCGCCGGACGTGGTGTTCAACATGGTCGAAGACGCGACGCAACCGATCATCGAGGCGGCGAACGGAGGTGGTGCCTGA
- a CDS encoding NADH-quinone oxidoreductase subunit A, whose amino-acid sequence MSDWIAIGALALVAVGIPLGMMGLSALLRPRVPERHKTATYESGEVPTGTTKIRFNIQYYMVALLFVVFDVETVFIFPWLAIYREAIGEVGLARALVPMLFFLSILVIALVWAWRNGAVEWARSPRATVRARREDQYE is encoded by the coding sequence ATGAGTGATTGGATCGCAATCGGGGCGCTCGCGCTCGTGGCGGTCGGCATCCCACTCGGGATGATGGGGCTGTCCGCCCTGCTACGGCCGAGGGTTCCGGAACGACACAAGACCGCCACCTACGAGAGCGGGGAGGTGCCGACGGGGACGACCAAGATCCGTTTCAATATCCAGTACTACATGGTCGCCCTGCTGTTCGTCGTCTTCGACGTGGAGACGGTGTTCATCTTCCCCTGGCTGGCGATCTACCGGGAGGCGATCGGCGAGGTCGGGCTCGCGCGGGCCCTCGTGCCGATGCTGTTTTTCCTGTCGATCCTGGTGATCGCCCTCGTCTGGGCGTGGCGCAACGGCGCCGTCGAGTGGGCCCGCTCGCCGCGGGCGACGGTCCGCGCACGGAGGGAGGACCAATATGAGTAG
- the nuoL gene encoding NADH-quinone oxidoreductase subunit L, with translation MVNAFDLVPLIAALPFLSFVIAVTVGRWLPKEGALPGVAATAASLALSIWAFLTVRADGAHYDNELYTWIDAGAFELSFGVLVDPLSSMMLVIVSLVAFLVHVFSMGYMNDDELHREKGGFPRYYAGLGLFSASMLAFVFASNLLMAFMFFELVGLCSWILIGFWFREEAPPSAAKKAFLVTRFGDYFFLVGVVGVLATFGTAGFAQEGFPQIAAHFLETGEGADHIWVPGDLGTQQWFSILGLLVLGGVIGKSAQFPLHTWLPDAMEGPTPVSALIHAATMVAAGVYLVARMFGFYAGLPTVLAIIAFIGGFTALFAASMGVVKDDIKQVLAYSTISQYGYMMLALGVGGYVAASFHLLNHAFFKALLFLGAGAVIVATHHHQDMWKLGGLKRSMPVTYYTFLAGSLALAGIVPFSGFWSKDEVLYDALLVGLEEPLFMAAYAMGLAAVFLTGFYTFRMVFLTFHGEPRSEHARNPEPLRWNTKGPLAVLGVLAAVTGLINMKPIAEVLGSDDILYLEHWLDDGAAADGGAWMGDLTYHHYGDLVHEVAGLHEASLAPYAPAAVSLALAIGGALLAKRLYDVPDPEPATERLGSAGTLLQRNYYLDEFQVWLATGVTEPVARACNTFDQGIIDGTVNATSSVSLFSGQRVRRVQSGLVTNYVAVIVMSLIVFVLAVGIVGGWFL, from the coding sequence ATGGTGAACGCATTCGATCTCGTGCCGCTGATCGCAGCGCTTCCCTTCCTGTCGTTCGTGATCGCGGTCACCGTCGGTCGGTGGCTGCCCAAGGAGGGTGCACTCCCCGGCGTCGCCGCGACGGCGGCCTCCCTCGCCCTCTCGATCTGGGCGTTCCTGACGGTCCGGGCCGACGGCGCCCACTACGACAACGAGCTGTACACCTGGATCGACGCGGGCGCGTTCGAACTCAGCTTCGGCGTGCTCGTCGATCCGCTCTCCTCGATGATGCTCGTCATCGTCTCGCTCGTGGCCTTCCTCGTCCACGTCTTCTCGATGGGCTACATGAACGACGACGAGCTTCACCGGGAGAAGGGCGGCTTCCCGCGGTACTACGCAGGCCTCGGCCTGTTCTCCGCGAGCATGCTCGCCTTCGTCTTCGCCTCGAACCTGCTGATGGCGTTCATGTTCTTCGAACTGGTCGGCCTCTGCTCGTGGATCCTCATCGGCTTCTGGTTCCGCGAGGAGGCACCGCCGAGCGCGGCGAAGAAGGCGTTCCTGGTCACCCGCTTCGGTGACTACTTCTTCCTCGTCGGCGTCGTCGGCGTCCTCGCGACGTTCGGCACCGCCGGCTTCGCACAGGAGGGCTTCCCGCAGATCGCCGCGCACTTCCTCGAGACCGGTGAGGGCGCCGACCACATCTGGGTTCCGGGCGATCTCGGCACCCAGCAGTGGTTCTCGATCCTCGGCCTGCTCGTGCTGGGCGGCGTGATCGGCAAGTCCGCGCAGTTCCCGCTGCACACGTGGCTCCCCGACGCGATGGAAGGTCCGACGCCCGTCTCCGCGCTCATCCACGCGGCGACGATGGTCGCGGCAGGCGTCTACCTCGTCGCGCGGATGTTCGGCTTCTACGCCGGGCTCCCGACGGTCCTCGCGATCATCGCGTTCATCGGGGGCTTCACCGCGCTGTTCGCGGCGTCGATGGGCGTGGTCAAGGACGACATCAAGCAGGTGCTCGCGTACTCGACGATATCACAGTACGGCTACATGATGCTCGCACTCGGCGTCGGCGGATACGTCGCCGCGAGCTTCCACCTGCTCAACCACGCCTTCTTCAAGGCGCTGCTGTTCCTGGGCGCGGGTGCGGTCATCGTCGCGACGCACCACCACCAGGACATGTGGAAGCTGGGCGGCCTGAAGCGGTCGATGCCCGTGACCTACTACACGTTCCTCGCGGGGTCGCTCGCGCTGGCCGGCATCGTGCCGTTCTCCGGCTTCTGGTCCAAGGACGAGGTGCTCTACGACGCGCTCCTCGTCGGCCTCGAAGAGCCGCTGTTCATGGCCGCGTACGCGATGGGGCTCGCGGCCGTGTTCCTCACCGGCTTCTACACCTTCCGGATGGTGTTCCTCACGTTCCACGGCGAGCCACGCAGCGAACACGCTCGGAACCCCGAGCCGCTCCGCTGGAACACCAAGGGCCCGCTCGCGGTGCTGGGCGTCCTCGCCGCGGTGACCGGCCTCATCAACATGAAACCGATCGCGGAGGTGCTGGGCTCGGACGACATCCTCTACCTCGAGCACTGGCTCGACGACGGCGCTGCCGCCGACGGCGGCGCGTGGATGGGCGATCTGACCTACCACCACTACGGTGACCTCGTCCACGAGGTCGCCGGCCTCCACGAGGCGTCGCTTGCACCGTACGCGCCGGCAGCGGTTTCGCTGGCCCTCGCGATCGGCGGTGCGCTCCTCGCCAAGCGCCTCTACGACGTGCCCGACCCCGAGCCTGCGACCGAGCGACTCGGCTCGGCCGGCACGCTGCTCCAGCGCAACTACTACCTCGACGAGTTCCAGGTCTGGCTCGCGACCGGTGTCACCGAACCCGTCGCTCGCGCCTGCAACACGTTCGACCAGGGGATCATCGACGGCACGGTCAACGCGACCAGCAGCGTGAGCCTGTTCTCGGGCCAGCGCGTCCGTCGCGTCCAGTCCGGTCTCGTCACCAACTACGTCGCTGTCATCGTCATGAGTCTCATCGTCTTCGTACTCGCCGTCGGGATCGTCGGGGGGTGGTTCCTGTGA
- a CDS encoding NADH-quinone oxidoreductase subunit D, producing MSTGEEQSEEPGEQAIEPTEAKLTELRSLLGEHVLDTEEHLNAPGIVIRPDDVQAVLSTLKEEAGYDHCSLVTAQQYDDRYESIYHLKKYADPTDEVSVVVPTARDDPVSESAAPVYTTADWHEREAYDLVGIEYEDHPDLRRILLPETWQGHPLRDDYDQDRPQIVTLRENANPLEPDHRGDAEEGESDTMFLNIGPHHPATHGVLHLKTVLDGEQVVDVESDIGYLHRCEEQMCQQGTYRHQIMPYPDRWDYISAGLLNEWAYARAAEDLADIEVPEYAQVIRTMSAELCRIASHMLAMATFALDINGDFTATFMWAIREREKAQSILEDLTGQRMMFNYFRLGGVAWDLPSPTEDFFEKTRDFLDGLPGATQEFHDLLTNNEVFQLRTIDTGVIDPETAKDFGTTGPVARGSGIDYDLRRDDPYGYYDELEWDVITEDGCDNYARLLVRMREVEQSAKIIDQCVDLLEDWPDEEREIQANVPRTLKPERDTEIYRAVEGAKGELGIYIRADGTDKPGRFKIRSPCFSNLQSLPAMAEGEYIPDLVAALGSLDIVLGEVDR from the coding sequence ATGAGCACGGGCGAAGAGCAATCTGAGGAGCCGGGCGAGCAGGCCATCGAGCCGACGGAAGCGAAGCTCACCGAGCTCCGATCGCTGCTCGGCGAGCACGTCCTCGACACCGAAGAGCACCTCAACGCGCCCGGGATCGTCATCCGTCCCGACGACGTCCAGGCGGTGCTCTCGACGCTGAAAGAGGAGGCCGGCTACGACCACTGCTCACTCGTCACCGCACAGCAGTACGACGACCGGTACGAGTCGATCTACCACCTCAAGAAGTACGCCGACCCGACCGACGAGGTGAGCGTCGTCGTCCCGACGGCGCGAGACGACCCCGTCAGCGAGAGCGCCGCGCCGGTCTACACGACCGCCGACTGGCACGAGCGCGAGGCCTACGACCTCGTCGGCATCGAGTACGAGGATCACCCGGACCTGCGCCGGATCCTCCTGCCGGAGACGTGGCAGGGCCATCCGCTTCGCGACGACTACGATCAGGACCGACCCCAGATCGTCACGCTCCGGGAGAACGCCAACCCGCTGGAGCCCGACCACCGTGGTGACGCCGAGGAGGGCGAGTCCGACACGATGTTCCTAAACATCGGACCGCACCACCCGGCCACCCACGGCGTCCTCCACCTGAAGACGGTGCTCGACGGCGAGCAGGTCGTCGACGTCGAGTCCGACATCGGCTACCTCCACCGCTGCGAGGAGCAGATGTGCCAGCAGGGCACCTACCGCCACCAGATCATGCCCTACCCCGACCGGTGGGACTACATCTCGGCCGGCCTGCTCAACGAGTGGGCCTATGCCCGCGCGGCCGAGGACCTCGCGGACATCGAGGTCCCCGAGTACGCGCAGGTCATCCGGACGATGTCTGCCGAACTGTGCCGCATCGCCTCGCACATGCTCGCGATGGCGACCTTCGCGCTGGACATCAACGGCGACTTCACTGCGACCTTCATGTGGGCGATCCGGGAGCGCGAGAAGGCCCAGTCGATCCTCGAGGATCTGACCGGCCAGCGGATGATGTTCAACTACTTCCGGCTCGGCGGCGTCGCGTGGGACCTCCCGTCGCCGACGGAGGACTTCTTCGAGAAGACGCGGGACTTCCTCGACGGCCTGCCGGGAGCGACCCAGGAGTTCCACGACCTCTTGACGAACAACGAGGTCTTCCAGCTCCGGACGATCGACACCGGCGTCATCGACCCCGAGACTGCCAAGGACTTCGGTACCACGGGCCCGGTCGCCCGGGGTTCGGGGATCGACTACGACCTCCGCCGCGACGACCCGTACGGCTACTACGACGAACTCGAGTGGGACGTCATCACCGAGGACGGCTGCGACAACTACGCGCGCCTCCTCGTCCGGATGCGCGAGGTCGAGCAGTCCGCGAAGATCATCGACCAGTGCGTCGACCTGCTCGAGGACTGGCCCGACGAGGAACGCGAGATTCAGGCCAACGTCCCGCGCACGCTCAAGCCCGAACGCGACACGGAGATCTACCGGGCGGTCGAGGGCGCGAAAGGCGAACTCGGGATCTACATCCGCGCCGACGGCACGGACAAGCCCGGCCGGTTCAAGATCCGATCGCCCTGCTTCTCGAACCTGCAGTCCCTGCCCGCGATGGCCGAAGGGGAGTACATCCCCGACCTCGTCGCCGCCCTGGGTAGCCTCGACATCGTACTCGGGGAGGTGGATCGATAA
- a CDS encoding NADH-quinone oxidoreductase subunit B, translating into MSSDEPRTAISGSTAPVTDTREARMGEGVDDRFNSKLREAFGSSPFILTKFDKFMNWARGSSMFLLQFGIACCSIEMMHTFAVKHDSDRFGAGVPRASPRQADVIIVPGTIVSKFAPRMKRVYDQMPEPKFVIGMGSCTISGGPFQEGYNVIKGAEEVIPVDIHVPGCPPRPEALLYGIAKLQERVANGESSPVVVKPYELQQFSEMEQDEVVEHLANEIDEDDLAMRYNWADSP; encoded by the coding sequence ATGAGTAGTGACGAACCACGTACGGCGATTTCGGGGAGTACAGCGCCGGTAACCGACACGCGCGAAGCCCGCATGGGCGAGGGCGTCGACGACCGGTTCAACTCGAAGCTGCGAGAGGCCTTCGGCTCCTCGCCGTTCATCCTCACGAAGTTCGACAAGTTCATGAACTGGGCGCGGGGCTCCTCGATGTTCCTGCTCCAGTTCGGGATCGCGTGCTGTTCGATCGAGATGATGCACACGTTCGCCGTCAAGCACGACAGCGATCGCTTCGGGGCCGGCGTGCCCCGCGCGTCGCCGCGTCAGGCTGACGTCATCATCGTCCCCGGGACGATCGTCTCCAAGTTCGCCCCGCGGATGAAGCGGGTCTACGACCAGATGCCCGAGCCGAAGTTCGTCATCGGCATGGGCTCCTGTACGATCTCCGGCGGCCCGTTCCAGGAGGGGTACAATGTCATCAAGGGCGCCGAGGAAGTCATCCCGGTCGACATCCACGTCCCGGGCTGCCCGCCCCGCCCAGAGGCGCTGCTCTACGGGATCGCGAAGCTGCAGGAGCGCGTCGCGAACGGCGAGTCCTCGCCGGTCGTCGTCAAGCCCTACGAACTCCAGCAGTTCTCCGAGATGGAACAGGACGAGGTCGTCGAGCACCTCGCGAACGAAATCGACGAGGACGACCTCGCGATGCGGTACAACTGGGCTGATTCGCCATGA
- a CDS encoding NADH-quinone oxidoreductase subunit H, with product MMSGALATLAAAPTLLQSGDGTGDSAVLLPEWLADALGLDGLGGVGTAIAALIAAFAIANVMLIQAALAGPWLKRKIAAAFWGKLGPNRMGPGGSLIIVADAVRMLSKELIVPDGADRPAWDLAPIVVAGSAMVGFAVIPFGEIGGVQIQLADPEIGLVLVFAIASVTSVGLVMGGYASSNKYSMLGSLRAVAQNIAYEIPLILAAGSVVIFAGSLQLSEIVAAQQETLVGPIPAWYILVNPFAFVLFLTANLAEVGRNPFDIPEAPTEIVAGYQTEYSSVYFVLIYLGEFLHIFLGGAIAAVVFLGGGAGPVLPGPIWFVAKMWAFFLFTQWARQTFPRVRIDQLIEIGWKGLLVLTFANLILTAVLVGVLEGDLELSMAALQVITA from the coding sequence ATAATGTCCGGTGCGCTCGCGACCCTCGCGGCCGCGCCGACGCTCCTGCAGTCCGGTGACGGTACCGGGGACTCGGCAGTCCTCCTCCCGGAGTGGCTCGCCGACGCCCTCGGCCTCGACGGGCTCGGCGGCGTCGGCACTGCGATCGCCGCGCTGATCGCCGCCTTCGCGATCGCGAACGTCATGCTGATCCAGGCGGCGCTCGCCGGCCCGTGGCTCAAGCGCAAGATCGCGGCGGCGTTCTGGGGCAAGCTCGGCCCGAACCGGATGGGCCCGGGCGGGAGCCTGATCATCGTCGCGGACGCGGTCCGGATGCTCTCGAAGGAACTCATCGTTCCCGACGGCGCCGACCGCCCCGCCTGGGACCTCGCACCGATCGTGGTCGCCGGGTCGGCGATGGTCGGCTTCGCGGTCATCCCCTTCGGCGAGATCGGCGGCGTCCAGATCCAGCTGGCCGACCCCGAGATCGGCCTCGTGCTCGTGTTCGCGATCGCCTCCGTCACCTCGGTCGGGCTGGTGATGGGCGGCTACGCGTCCTCGAACAAGTACTCGATGCTGGGCTCGCTGCGCGCGGTCGCCCAGAACATCGCCTACGAGATCCCGCTCATCCTCGCGGCCGGGTCGGTCGTGATCTTCGCCGGCTCGCTGCAGCTGAGCGAGATCGTCGCCGCCCAGCAGGAGACGCTGGTCGGCCCGATCCCGGCGTGGTACATCCTCGTCAACCCCTTCGCCTTCGTCCTGTTCCTGACAGCGAACCTGGCGGAGGTCGGCCGGAACCCCTTCGACATTCCGGAGGCACCGACGGAGATCGTCGCGGGGTACCAGACGGAGTACTCCTCGGTGTACTTCGTCCTCATCTACCTCGGGGAGTTCCTCCACATCTTCCTGGGCGGCGCCATCGCCGCGGTCGTCTTCCTCGGCGGGGGAGCCGGGCCGGTCCTGCCGGGACCGATCTGGTTCGTCGCCAAGATGTGGGCGTTCTTCCTGTTCACGCAGTGGGCTCGCCAGACGTTCCCGCGCGTCCGGATCGACCAGCTGATCGAGATCGGCTGGAAAGGGCTGCTCGTGCTCACCTTCGCGAACCTCATCCTGACTGCGGTCCTGGTCGGGGTGCTCGAAGGTGACCTCGAGCTCTCGATGGCGGCACTCCAGGTGATCACAGCATGA
- a CDS encoding NADH-quinone oxidoreductase subunit I has product MIGVLKAMATTMKRAVGDNTFTVQYPEETPDVSARFRGVHKFSQERCIWCRQCENVCPNDTIQIVTDEQRNGEQYNLHIGQCIYCRLCEEVCPVDAILLTQNFEFTGDTKDDLVYNKEQLMSVPWYKDIDPLESREPDRGAWIGEGEGEVDYQ; this is encoded by the coding sequence ATGATTGGCGTCCTCAAGGCGATGGCGACGACGATGAAGCGCGCGGTGGGCGACAACACGTTCACCGTCCAGTACCCCGAGGAGACGCCGGACGTCTCCGCCCGGTTCCGCGGGGTCCACAAGTTCAGCCAGGAGCGGTGTATCTGGTGCCGGCAGTGCGAGAACGTCTGCCCGAACGACACCATCCAGATCGTGACGGACGAGCAACGCAACGGCGAGCAGTACAACCTCCACATCGGGCAGTGCATCTACTGCCGGCTCTGTGAGGAGGTCTGCCCCGTCGACGCAATCCTGCTCACCCAGAACTTCGAGTTCACCGGTGACACGAAGGACGACCTCGTCTACAACAAGGAGCAGTTGATGTCCGTCCCGTGGTACAAGGACATCGACCCGCTCGAATCGCGCGAGCCCGACAGGGGCGCGTGGATCGGCGAGGGCGAGGGCGAAGTGGACTACCAGTAG
- a CDS encoding NADH-quinone oxidoreductase subunit N yields the protein MALDTLGGEDWFLHMAPALLMIATAIALFGVDAIDPESTNHPAVFGVTIVGTLAALGSAVALLLGFGPETGTTLFADQLVADEGSLLFTVIVTSVTSLVVLGSYDYIRDLPDKGEFYSLTLLAATGMVLMAHANSLATVFVALELASLPSYALVAFLKHNRGSVEGGLKYFLIGAVSSAIFVYGISLVYAATGSLQLSAVGTAVSEGVDQTGVLGLGVLLMVAGFGFKIASVPFHFWAPDAYEGAPAPISGFVSSASKAAGFLIAFRVFTTAFPIGPMQDAGIDWVFVFGVLAVLTMLLGNLAAATQDEVKRMLAYSSVAHAGYVLIALAALKDGGTYNDWVLAGGMLHLFVYGFMNTGAFLFVALAEQWDVGRTFEDYAGLGEEAPVASAAVTVMLFSLAGLPVGGGFWSKFMLFGGAIENGFWWFAAIGLAASALSLFYYWRLIRALWIDEPEHGGHDLGSKPTSLYVAVLIAALVTVALLAAVGPVENVATDAAQALVG from the coding sequence ATGGCACTGGACACCCTCGGCGGCGAGGACTGGTTCCTCCACATGGCGCCCGCACTGCTGATGATTGCGACTGCGATCGCGCTGTTCGGCGTGGACGCGATCGATCCCGAGTCCACGAACCACCCGGCGGTCTTCGGCGTGACGATCGTCGGCACGCTCGCCGCGCTCGGATCGGCGGTCGCCCTGCTGCTCGGCTTCGGACCCGAGACGGGAACGACGCTGTTCGCGGATCAGCTGGTCGCCGACGAGGGCAGCCTCCTGTTCACCGTGATCGTGACGAGCGTCACGAGCCTCGTCGTGCTCGGCAGCTACGACTACATCCGCGACCTGCCGGACAAAGGCGAGTTCTACTCGCTCACCCTGCTCGCGGCGACCGGGATGGTCCTGATGGCCCACGCCAACTCCCTGGCGACGGTGTTCGTCGCCCTCGAACTGGCGAGCCTGCCGTCCTACGCGCTGGTCGCCTTCCTCAAGCACAACCGCGGCAGCGTCGAAGGGGGCCTGAAGTACTTCCTCATCGGCGCCGTCTCCTCGGCGATCTTCGTCTACGGCATCAGCCTCGTCTACGCGGCGACCGGCTCCCTCCAGCTGTCGGCGGTCGGCACTGCCGTCTCCGAGGGCGTCGACCAAACGGGCGTGCTCGGGCTCGGCGTCCTGCTGATGGTCGCCGGCTTCGGCTTCAAGATCGCCAGCGTGCCCTTCCACTTCTGGGCACCCGACGCGTACGAGGGCGCCCCCGCCCCGATCTCCGGGTTCGTCTCCTCCGCGTCGAAGGCCGCCGGCTTCCTGATCGCCTTCCGCGTGTTCACGACGGCGTTCCCGATCGGCCCGATGCAGGACGCGGGCATCGACTGGGTGTTCGTCTTCGGCGTGCTCGCGGTGCTCACGATGCTCCTGGGCAACCTCGCAGCGGCGACTCAGGACGAGGTCAAGCGCATGCTAGCGTACTCCTCGGTAGCCCACGCAGGCTACGTCCTGATCGCCCTCGCGGCGCTCAAGGACGGCGGCACGTACAACGACTGGGTGCTCGCGGGCGGCATGCTCCACCTGTTCGTCTACGGCTTCATGAACACCGGCGCGTTCCTGTTCGTCGCGCTGGCGGAGCAGTGGGACGTCGGACGGACGTTCGAGGACTACGCTGGTCTCGGCGAGGAGGCACCCGTCGCGTCCGCCGCGGTGACGGTCATGCTCTTCAGCCTGGCCGGCCTCCCGGTCGGCGGCGGGTTCTGGAGCAAGTTCATGCTCTTCGGCGGCGCCATCGAGAACGGGTTCTGGTGGTTCGCGGCGATCGGTCTCGCCGCGAGCGCGCTCTCCCTGTTCTACTACTGGCGCCTGATCCGGGCGCTCTGGATCGACGAGCCAGAACACGGCGGCCACGACCTCGGCTCGAAGCCGACGTCGCTGTACGTCGCTGTGCTGATCGCCGCACTCGTCACCGTCGCGTTGCTCGCCGCGGTCGGCCCGGTCGAGAACGTCGCGACGGACGCGGCGCAGGCGCTGGTCGGCTGA
- a CDS encoding NADH-quinone oxidoreductase subunit J encodes MVLDTIAFALLAAVLVGSSLGAVTVRDVWHAALLLGVSLVTVAALYVTLAAEFLAAIQVLVYVGGVLILITFAVMLTRRAGEDEEVSA; translated from the coding sequence ATGGTACTCGATACGATCGCGTTCGCGCTGCTCGCCGCCGTCCTGGTGGGGAGCAGCCTCGGCGCCGTCACGGTGCGCGACGTCTGGCACGCGGCCCTGTTGCTCGGCGTGTCGCTCGTGACCGTGGCAGCGCTGTACGTGACACTCGCGGCGGAGTTCCTCGCCGCCATCCAGGTGCTCGTGTACGTGGGTGGCGTGCTCATCCTGATCACGTTCGCCGTGATGCTCACTCGCCGGGCCGGCGAGGACGAGGAGGTGTCGGCATGA
- the nuoK gene encoding NADH-quinone oxidoreductase subunit NuoK, which produces MTVAIEAYLVLSAAVFSCGLFGVLTRRNALVFLISVELMLNAANINLIAFSHFYGNATGQVFALFTIGLAAAEVAIGIGIILVLSRNFGEADVTLPTEMRW; this is translated from the coding sequence ATGACGGTGGCCATCGAGGCGTACCTCGTGCTCTCTGCCGCCGTCTTCAGCTGTGGTCTGTTCGGCGTTCTGACGCGGCGAAACGCGCTGGTCTTCCTGATCTCCGTCGAGTTGATGCTCAACGCTGCGAACATCAACCTGATCGCGTTCTCCCACTTCTACGGGAATGCGACCGGGCAGGTGTTCGCCCTGTTTACGATCGGACTCGCGGCGGCGGAGGTCGCGATCGGGATCGGCATCATCCTGGTGCTCTCCCGGAACTTCGGCGAGGCAGACGTCACGTTGCCAACGGAGATGAGGTGGTAA